In Streptomyces sp. NBC_00878, a single window of DNA contains:
- a CDS encoding SigE family RNA polymerase sigma factor, translated as MNTLHSTNTGAVVTRLHDVTRSTEKSGAVSGRGCARGTGRQHTGSYMTVVDAQVGGSNTGVAHGGTGAAYGEGSGERRSASEAEFTAYVQERRASLYATAYHLTGDRFEAEDLLQSALFSTYRAWDRISDKAAVGGYLRRTMTNLHISAWRRRKLNEYPTEELPETAGDTDAMRGTELRAVLWQALARLPELQRTMLVLRYYEGRTDPEIAEILDISVGTVKSSIWRSLRRMREDQVLSFGRDEEESFGELVA; from the coding sequence ATGAACACGCTGCACAGCACCAACACTGGCGCAGTTGTCACGCGTCTCCACGACGTCACGAGGAGCACGGAGAAGTCCGGTGCCGTGAGCGGGCGGGGGTGCGCTCGCGGCACCGGGCGTCAGCACACCGGGTCGTACATGACGGTGGTTGACGCGCAGGTGGGGGGAAGCAACACGGGGGTTGCCCACGGGGGAACGGGGGCAGCGTACGGGGAGGGCTCGGGGGAGCGTCGTTCGGCGTCGGAGGCGGAGTTCACCGCCTACGTCCAGGAGCGCCGCGCCTCCCTGTACGCAACCGCCTACCACCTGACCGGTGACCGCTTCGAGGCCGAGGACCTGCTGCAGAGCGCACTGTTCTCGACCTACCGAGCCTGGGACCGGATCAGCGACAAGGCCGCGGTCGGGGGCTACCTCCGCCGCACGATGACCAATCTGCACATCAGCGCGTGGCGCCGCCGCAAGCTGAACGAGTACCCGACCGAGGAGCTGCCGGAGACGGCCGGCGACACGGACGCGATGCGCGGCACCGAGCTGCGCGCCGTTCTGTGGCAGGCGCTCGCCCGGCTGCCCGAACTCCAGCGCACCATGCTGGTCCTCCGCTACTACGAGGGCCGCACGGACCCGGAGATCGCTGAGATCCTCGACATCAGTGTCGGCACGGTGAAGTCCAGCATCTGGCGGTCGCTCCGCCGGATGCGCGAGGACCAGGTCCTCAGCTTCGGCCGTGACGAGGAGGAGTCCTTCGGGGAGCTTGTCGCCTGA
- a CDS encoding HAMP domain-containing sensor histidine kinase, protein MTKPQDKLRGWAAARKRILAGLRFTSLRLRLVVVFGLVALTAAVSASGIAYWLNREAVLTRTQDAVLGDFEQAMQTRASTLRPHPTRGELQRAAGQMANSSQRFSVLLLAEDENGKTVRGNSDLDTFTLEDVPKSLQKAVNKEQEISSNNKYTYHLYWQRIVQGDKPYLVGGAKVIGGGPTGYMLKSLEPEAKDLNSLAWSLGIATGLALIGSALLAQAAATTVLKPVHRLGTAARRLGEGKLDTRLRVSGTDELADLSRTFNRTAESLEKRVEDMSAREQASRRFVADMSHELRTPLTAITAVTEVLEEELDAETGSVDPMIEPAVRLVVSETRRLNNLVENLMEVTRFDAGTARLVLDNVDIVDQITACIDARAWLDAVDLDAERGLMALVDPRRLDVIMANLIGNALKHGGSPVRVCVRDEGNDLVIEVQDHGPGIPEDVLPHVFDRFYKASASRPRSEGSGLGLSIALENAHIHGGEITATNSPKGGAVFTLRLPRDASELRDPDSPDSPENAVHADPADVGDRTEGGA, encoded by the coding sequence GTGACCAAACCGCAGGACAAGCTCCGCGGCTGGGCCGCGGCGCGCAAGAGGATACTGGCGGGTCTGCGCTTCACCAGCCTGCGGCTGCGCCTGGTCGTGGTGTTCGGGCTGGTCGCGCTCACCGCCGCCGTGTCGGCGTCCGGGATCGCGTACTGGCTCAACCGCGAGGCCGTGCTCACCCGTACGCAGGACGCGGTGCTCGGCGACTTCGAGCAGGCGATGCAGACCCGCGCCAGCACGCTGAGGCCGCATCCCACGCGGGGGGAACTGCAGCGCGCCGCCGGGCAGATGGCGAACAGCAGCCAGCGCTTCAGCGTGCTGCTGCTCGCTGAGGACGAGAACGGCAAGACCGTGCGCGGGAACTCCGACCTGGACACCTTCACGCTGGAGGACGTACCGAAGTCCCTCCAGAAGGCGGTGAACAAGGAGCAGGAGATCTCCTCGAACAACAAGTACACCTACCACCTGTACTGGCAGCGGATAGTCCAGGGCGACAAGCCGTATCTCGTGGGCGGCGCGAAGGTGATCGGCGGCGGGCCGACCGGCTACATGCTCAAGTCGCTGGAGCCGGAGGCGAAGGACCTCAACTCCCTGGCCTGGTCGCTGGGGATCGCGACCGGGCTCGCGCTGATCGGCTCGGCGCTGCTCGCGCAGGCCGCCGCGACGACCGTACTGAAGCCGGTGCACCGGCTGGGCACCGCGGCCCGGCGGCTCGGCGAGGGCAAGCTGGACACCCGGCTGCGGGTGTCGGGCACGGACGAACTCGCCGATCTGTCACGGACGTTCAACCGCACCGCGGAGTCGCTGGAGAAACGGGTCGAGGACATGAGCGCCCGCGAGCAGGCTTCCCGGCGGTTCGTGGCGGACATGTCGCACGAGCTGCGGACGCCGCTGACCGCGATCACGGCCGTGACCGAGGTGCTGGAGGAGGAGCTCGACGCGGAGACCGGCAGCGTCGACCCGATGATCGAGCCCGCGGTCCGGCTCGTCGTCAGCGAGACCCGGCGGCTGAACAACCTCGTGGAGAACCTCATGGAGGTCACCCGCTTCGACGCGGGCACGGCCCGGCTCGTCCTCGACAACGTCGACATCGTCGACCAGATCACCGCGTGCATCGACGCGCGGGCCTGGCTGGACGCGGTGGACCTGGACGCCGAGCGCGGCCTCATGGCGCTCGTCGACCCGCGCCGCCTGGACGTGATCATGGCGAACCTGATCGGCAACGCCCTCAAGCACGGCGGCTCCCCGGTGCGCGTGTGCGTGCGCGACGAGGGCAATGACCTGGTCATCGAGGTCCAGGACCACGGTCCCGGCATCCCGGAGGACGTCCTGCCGCACGTCTTCGACCGCTTCTACAAGGCGAGCGCCTCCCGGCCGCGTTCCGAGGGCAGCGGCCTCGGCCTGTCCATCGCCCTGGAGAACGCCCATATCCACGGCGGTGAGATCACCGCCACGAACTCGCCCAAGGGCGGCGCCGTCTTCACCCTGCGGCTGCCGCGCGACGCCTCGGAGCTCCGGGACCCCGACAGCCCTGACAGCCCCGAGAACGCCGTGCACGCGGACCCGGCCGACGTCGGCGACCGCACCGAGGGGGGCGCGTGA
- a CDS encoding PspC domain-containing protein, with protein MNRLARPTDGRMIGGVCAALARRFGTSATTMRVIFLVSCLLPGPQFLLYIALWILFPSEDKATTRTAW; from the coding sequence ATGAACCGCCTTGCCCGCCCCACCGACGGCCGGATGATCGGCGGAGTGTGCGCCGCGCTGGCTCGGCGCTTCGGCACCTCCGCGACCACGATGCGGGTGATCTTCCTGGTGTCCTGCCTGCTGCCTGGCCCGCAGTTCCTGCTCTACATAGCGCTGTGGATCCTGTTCCCCTCCGAGGACAAGGCCACCACCCGTACCGCTTGGTGA
- a CDS encoding VanZ family protein has product MQRQGSDGSSAVIRFRATGSVLLVAHLALVAWCTLRPLDVPWVSAANLRPFASIRADLALGPEAAARAIGKGLLLLAPLGVLLPLAGGRLAVSPLLSLLRTVAAGALLSLGIELLQTGVPGQVVDVDSLLLNTVGVALAHVAVVPAARAVLRHRAEMLRRAAALRRKEASEETTQGRTPTIPRVGIAP; this is encoded by the coding sequence GTGCAGCGTCAAGGCTCGGACGGCAGCAGCGCCGTGATCCGCTTCCGTGCGACGGGGAGTGTCCTCCTCGTCGCACATCTCGCGCTCGTTGCCTGGTGCACGCTGCGGCCCCTGGACGTGCCCTGGGTGAGCGCCGCGAACCTGCGTCCGTTCGCGAGTATCCGGGCCGATCTGGCGCTGGGCCCCGAGGCCGCCGCCCGCGCCATCGGCAAGGGCCTGCTGCTGCTCGCCCCGCTGGGTGTCCTGCTGCCCCTGGCGGGCGGCAGACTCGCCGTCTCCCCGCTGCTGTCCCTGCTGCGTACGGTCGCCGCCGGCGCCCTGCTCTCGCTGGGCATCGAGCTCCTGCAGACCGGGGTGCCCGGGCAGGTCGTGGATGTCGACTCGCTGCTGCTGAACACCGTGGGCGTGGCACTGGCCCACGTCGCCGTGGTGCCCGCCGCCCGGGCCGTACTGCGCCACCGGGCCGAGATGCTGCGCCGGGCCGCCGCCCTCCGCCGGAAGGAAGCGTCCGAGGAGACGACTCAGGGTCGGACCCCGACGATTCCCAGGGTCGGGATCGCCCCGTAG
- the afsQ1 gene encoding two-component system response regulator AfsQ1: MPSLLLIEDDDAIRTALELSLTRQGHRVATAATGEDGLKLLREQRPDLIVLDVMLPGIDGFEVCRRIRRTDQLPIILLTARSDDIDVVVGLESGADDYVVKPVQGRVLDARIRAVLRRGEREANDAATFGSLVIDRAAMTVTKNGEDLQLTPTELRLLLELSRRPGQALSRQQLLRLVWEHDYLGDSRLVDACVQRLRAKVEDVPSSPTLIRTVRGVGYRLDNPQ, encoded by the coding sequence GTGCCTTCCCTGTTGCTGATCGAGGACGACGACGCCATCCGGACGGCCCTGGAGCTCTCTCTGACGCGCCAGGGACACCGGGTGGCCACCGCTGCCACCGGCGAGGACGGTCTGAAGCTGTTGCGTGAGCAGCGGCCGGATCTGATCGTCCTCGACGTGATGCTGCCCGGCATCGACGGCTTCGAGGTGTGCCGACGCATTCGGCGCACCGACCAGCTGCCGATCATCCTGCTGACCGCACGCAGTGACGACATCGACGTCGTCGTCGGACTGGAGTCCGGCGCCGACGACTATGTCGTGAAACCCGTGCAGGGGCGGGTGCTCGACGCCCGGATCCGGGCCGTGCTGCGCCGCGGCGAGCGCGAGGCGAACGACGCGGCGACGTTCGGTTCGCTGGTCATCGACCGCGCGGCGATGACCGTGACGAAGAACGGCGAGGATCTCCAACTGACGCCCACCGAGCTGCGGCTGCTCCTGGAACTGAGCCGGCGGCCCGGACAGGCGCTGTCCCGCCAGCAGTTGCTGCGGCTGGTGTGGGAGCACGACTACCTCGGCGACTCGCGGCTCGTCGACGCGTGTGTGCAGCGGCTGCGCGCGAAGGTGGAGGACGTGCCGTCGTCCCCCACCTTGATCCGTACCGTCCGGGGTGTCGGCTACCGGCTGGACAATCCTCAGTGA